The following are encoded together in the Lathyrus oleraceus cultivar Zhongwan6 chromosome 3, CAAS_Psat_ZW6_1.0, whole genome shotgun sequence genome:
- the LOC127132064 gene encoding 30S ribosomal protein 2, chloroplastic: protein MATNATTLSLSFATTSSSSSLVGISKRFVSFSTLPYPSLSHPVVTHSSKPRVSTPFALAAVVNGDTAIVDGEENEEEKPRKLGNPTQLYVCNLPRSCDIRQLTHIFTPHGTVLSAQVCQNAETGESKGSAYVTMGSYNAAKNAIDALDGLDVDGREVRVKFSVQMNTKKKNLETLSSLTPVRTIYYEGPYKVYVGNLARSTTPEDVRHLFGKFGNVASVRVLQDLKQGNNRVYAFVSYLSQTERDASMSLNGTEFGSRTLVVRAGVERTEA, encoded by the exons ATGGCTACCAACGCTACCACTCTCTCTCTTTCCTTCGCCACAAcctcttcttcttcctccttAGTTGGTATCTCAAAACGATTCGTTTCATTCTCTACGCTGCCTTATCCTTCTCTATCGCATCCTGTTGTCACTCACAGTTCCAAACCTAGGGTTTCCACCCCCTTTGCCTTAGCGGCTGTCGTCAATGGCGACACCGCAATCGTCGATGGAGAAGAAAACGAGGAAGAAAAACCACGGAAGCTCGGAAATCCTACTCAACTTTACGTTTGCAACCTTCCTAGAAGCTGTGACATTCGACAACTAACTCACATCTTCACTCCTCACGGAACCGTTCTATCTGCACAG GTTTGTCAGAATGCTGAGACAGGTGAGAGTAAAGGAAGTGCTTATGTAACGATGGGATCTTATAATGCTGCTAAAAATGCAATTGATGCATTGGATGGATTG GATGTTGATGGACGCGAGGTGCGGGTTAAATTTTCAGTTCAGATGAATACTAAGAAGAAGAATTTAGAGACGTTGAGTTCACTAACTCCTGTGAGAACTATATACTATGAAGGTCCTTATAAGGTGTATGTTGGGAATCTTGCTAGGTCTACTACACCTGAAGATGTGAGACATCTCTTTGGTAAATTTGGAAATGTGGCTAGTGTGAGGGTGTTGCAAGATCTGAAACAGGGGAATAACCGTGTCTACGCCTTTGTATCTTATCTTTCTCAGACAGAACGTGACGCCTCGATGTCCCTCAATGGAACG GAATTTGGTAGTCGAACCCTAGTGGTTAGAGCGGGTGTGGAGAGGACCGAGGCCTAA